The genomic stretch GCAACGCTTCTGCCGTCAGAGCGTTACCGCCACCGGTTGCCAGGTAGTACTGACCAAAGTCATCAATACGCCATTTCACGTACGAATCAATGATGACGTCTTTTTTCTCCGAGGTCACGAAACGGTCAGAACGGCCGTCCATGGTCTGGATACGTGCATCAAGAGTCTTCACACGGTCAAATAGTGGCATCTTGAAATGCAGACCCGGCTCGTAAATACGGGCGATTTCGTTGTTGTCTTTCAGGACACGACCAAAGCGGATTACGATACCGCGTTCCCCTTCAGGGATCACGAACATCGCCATCAGCAGCAGTGCCAGAACAACAACAACGACAGGGATCATCAACTTACGCATTCTTAGTATCTCCCTTGACGTGTGCTGGTTGAACGAGATTGGTCTTCACTTGGCGTTTCAGTACGCTGTGATTCCAGTTCGATCTTGTCGTAAGCCGACGAAGATTTGGTCTGACGTTTGGTCTGCTCACCTTCCTGACCTGCCAGCTTATCAATTGGCAGGTACAGCAGGTTGCCGCTTGAGTCTGAATCCACCAGCACTTTAGATGTATTACTGTACACTTCCTGCATCGCATCCAGGTAGAGACGATCACGGGTAACTTGTGGCGCCGCCTGGTATTCCGGTAACAGTTTCTCGAACTGCGCTACCTGACCCAGAGCTTCGTTGACGATGCGCTCATTGTAACCTTGTGCTTCTTTCTTCAGACGCTCAGCACGACCGGTTGCTTTAGGCAAAATTTCGTTTTTGTACGCTTCTGCTTCACGGATGAAACGCTCTTCATCTTCTCGCGCGGCAATCGCGTCATCAAACGCGTCTTTTACCTGCTCCGGCGGACGGGCAGACTGGAAGTTGACATCGACCAGAATCAGGCCCATGTCGTAGTTATCAATGATTTGATTCAGTGTTTCCTGAGTGTACTGACGAATCTGTTGACGACCACTGGTCAGGATGCTGTCCATCAGCGAGTCACCGATTACCGCACGCAGTGCAGAGTCGGTGGCCTGACGCAGGCTGTCATCCGCATTAGTCACCTTGTACAGGTACTTGTACGGGTCAGCGATACGGTACTGCACGTCCATCGAAACCGTCACCACGTTTTCATCTTTGGTCAGCATGAGACCTGATGCACGCAGTGAACGGATCGCCTGCACGTTAACCGGAGTCACTTCATCGATAAAACGCGGACGCCAGTTCAGGCCCGGATCAACGATACGATCGTATTTACCCAGACGTAACACCACGCCACGCTCAGCTTCACCAATTGTGTAGAAGCCAGCAAAGAACCAGATAGCGATCGCTATAACAGCAATGACACCAAAGCCAATTGCGCTACCACCAGAGAAAGACGGTCCTTTCCCTCCGCCTCGCTTACCAAACTTGCCCCCCAGTTTCTGACTCAGCTTGTTAAAGACTTCGTCTAAATCTGGCGGACCTTGTTCACGGCCACCTTTACCGCCGCGATTATTGTTACCCCAAGGGTCATTATCGCGGCCGTTGTTGCCGTTGTTATTACCGGGCTCATTCCACGCCATTAGAAAGCTCCATCATTTGATATGACGTTATACTTTAGCAGTCCTTTAAGTAACTATAAAGTCACGTAAAACTGCCTCTTCTCTTTTCTCTAGTCTAGACCAATCCACCTGCTGCATACGAACTGTGATCAGTAAATTGCCTTCCTGATCATACTCTTCGTCCTGTATACACTTCATTTGGAAGAATGTACTACGGATTCTGCCCTGATGTTGCGGCGGAATGCACAGGCGGTGCTCGACTATCTGACTGGCCAAACGCTCGGTCAGTGCTGCAAATAGCAGATCCAGCCCCTGACCTTCCATAGCCGAGAGCCATACCGTTCTCGGTACGCCTTCGTCATCTCTCTCTATACGAGGTTGCTGTCCATCCAGATTATCTATTTTGTTCATCACCAGCAGAGTCGGGATTTCATTCGCCTCAATCTCTGTCAGTACAATATCAACAGCTTGGATATTCTCACGAAAACGGTCATCACTGGCATCGACAACATGTAACAAAATGTCAGCTTCCTGAGTTTCTTGTAACGTTGCTTTAAATGCCGCCACTAAATCGTGGGGTAAGTGACGAATAAAACCTACCGTGTCAGCCAGAATCGCCGGTCCGACATCCGCCAGGTCAATTTTACGCAGGGTAGGATCCAGCGTCGCAAATAACTGGTCTGCGGCGTAGACATCTGCCGCGGTAATGCGGTTAAACAGTGTCGATTTGCCTGCGTTTGTATAGCCGACCAGAGAAACAGTCGGAATTTCTGCCCGGTTACGAGCCCGTCGACCTTGTTCACGCTGTTTAGCCACTCGGTCTAAACGGCGCAGAATCGCTTTGATACGTTCACGCAATAAACGACGGTCGGTTTCCAGCTGAGTTTCCCCCGGCCCACGTAAACCGATACCCCCTTTCTGCCGCTCCAGGTGCGTCCAACCACGAATCAGGCGCGTTGAGATATGACGCAGCTGCGCCAGTTCAACTTGTAGTTTACCTTCATGGGTACGGGCACGCTGTGCAAAGATATCCAGGATCAGACCGGTACGGTCAATCACCCGACACTGGCAGAGATGTTCGAGGTTACGTTCTTGGGCAGGAGAAAGGGCATGGTTGAAAATCACCACATCCGCGCCGGTCATCTGAACGGCTTGTGCGATTTCCTGGGCTTTGCCCTCACCGACATAATATTTAGGGTGAGGAGATTGTCGGCTGCCGGTCACAACCTGCAGCGTCGATACTCCAGCAGAAGAGACCAGCATCTGGCATTCGCTGAGATCTTCCCACTCACCCTCTTGCGTGAAGTTGATATGAACAAGTACGGCTCGCTCACCGGCTTCATAACGGTCAAACAAGCTACCAACTCCTTAATCGATAGTAATATACACGCAGAAGAATTAGTCTTCTGACTTATCAGCACCACGCTCATTAGCAGGACGTTCACCGCTGTGATGGCTCACAGGACGAGCAGGTACTACTGTTGAAATCGCGTGCTTGTAAACCATTTGGTTTACTGTGTTTTTCAATAGGATCACAAACTGATCAAATGATTCAATCTGGCCTTGCAGTTTAATGCCGTTTACCAAGTAAATTGATACTGGGATACGCTCGCGACGTAGTGCATTCAAGAATGGGTCTTGTAGAGATTGCCCCTTAGCCATTTTATTTTCCTTATTTTGTATTTTGTTGTAGTTATTTAGCTAGCGGTGCACGGACTTCTGTGCGGCCTTCGCATCTGAGCTAAACGAATAAAATCACCCCGTTGTTACCTATGATTGGGGCAGATGCGCCAAAAACAAGTAACGGATCCTTTACAGGGTACATCTACGCAAAAGCGATCACATTATACACAGCTAATTCAATCAGATGCTATGGCATTTGAGAGAGTTTCCAATGCTTGTTCAACGTTTTCGCTATCTAACCAAGTTAAATCATTCCAGCTGCGTAACCAGGTGATCTGACGCTTGGCCAATTGACGAGTGGCGCAGATTCCGCGAAAAATCGCTTCATCCAGAGTACCGTTCCCGTCTAAGTAATCCCACATCTGTCGATAACCGACACAACGAATGGATGGCAGATCCGGGTGAAGATCATCACGCTGATACAGCGCTCTGACTTCTTGTTCAAACCCGGCTTCGACCATCTTTTCAAATCGGAGTTCAATTCGACGATGGAGTTCAGCCCTTTCCTTGGGAGCTATAGCGAACTGCTTAACCCGGAAAGGCAATGCCTCACCTTTAGTTTGAGTCAGTTCAGTAAGAGTTTTACCTGAAATCCGGTAAACTTCCAATGCCCGAGACAATCTTTGTGGATCATTTGGATGAATTCGCTGCGCAGAAACGGGATCAATGTCTTGCAACTGCTGATGCAGATGAGCCCAGCCAAACTGTTTGGCCTCGTCATCGATCTGCTGACGAATATCAGGATTCGCCGCCGGCAGAGGCGATAAACCTTCCAGCAGCGCTTTGTAATACAGCATAGTACCGCCCACCAGTAGCGGGATTTTGCCCTGATCGGCAATCGCCTGCATTTCACGCAGGGCATCGCGACGAAAATCAGCTGCTGAGTAAGCCTCGCTCGGATCGAGAATATCGATCAGACGATGCGGCGCCAGTGCCAGTTCAGACGGCTCCGGCTTGGCGGTGCCGATATCCATGCCTTTATAAATCAAAGCGGAATCGACACTGATGATCTCGACCGGGAATTTCTGGCGCAGGCGAATCGCCAGATCGGTTTTACCGGAGGCGGTCGGCCCCATTAAAAACAGGGCTAAAGGTAATTGTTCACTCATGACTTCAATGCTGCAATGGTCGCGGAAAAATCCACAGGCCGGACAAACTGCCTGTCGTGTAAGGGAAGGGTTCCCTGCCACAACTGCTCAATCTCTGCTATCAATTGGATGGCCTGCGACAAAGTGTAGTCCGCTTTGCGGTCTGCCACATAATCAGCCAGCCAATCCGCCAGAGCGCCGAGGGTTAACTCATCCGCTGCCTGCTCGTAAATTTGGGTGACGTAAGATAACAGATCTGGCAGTAAGTTTTGCAGATTTTGCTGCCTTAATGGTTGCGGCACCCCCATCACCATCAAAGAAGTGCCATTGCGCGCTTTGAGCTCAATACCAAACCGGCTGAGCAAAGGCTGATAATGCGGCAGCGCGGCAGCTTCCTGCGGGGAAATTTTCAGTGCCAGCGGTACCAACAGCGGCTGACTCTTGAGTGACTCTTGCTGCGGTTCAAGCTGACCACGGCTGCGCAGCCAGGCCGCTTTGGCCAGTGACAACAATACACACCCCTGCAAAGACGTCATCAGCAGATACTCGCCTTCCACCACGGCAACCGCTTTACCGAGCTGTTCGAGGCTGAGCGGCAACTCCTCTGGATGGGGAACCTGTGTCTGGTGCTGAGCTGGTTGCTCGCCCTCTGATGTGGCGGATGGTAAGTCCGGGGTTTGCATTAAACGCTGGTAGGCTCTGACCTCTGCCGCACTGGGAGACGGTTTGGGACCGCGCTCGGATGCCGACCGGCCCGATGAAGACGCGGCCTCACGCCACTCAGAACGCGGCGCCGACTCACGCACCTGACTGCGCTCGCCGCCTGATGAAGAGCGGTCGGAGGCGTAGTCAGAACGCCCCGGATAGGACGGGGTATTTTCCACCGCACGATAAACATGCTGAGGCACCGGCGATGAGCCGGCTTCAGCCACCGCTGGTTGCGCCAGCCGGTTGTCCTCTTCTGCCGTCTGTTCTGACATCATGGCCTGCTCTGACATCACGGCCTGGTCACTTGGCTGCACTGGCGGGGATGGCTGAGACGACGA from Vibrio ostreae encodes the following:
- the miaA gene encoding tRNA (adenosine(37)-N6)-dimethylallyltransferase MiaA, which encodes MSEQLPLALFLMGPTASGKTDLAIRLRQKFPVEIISVDSALIYKGMDIGTAKPEPSELALAPHRLIDILDPSEAYSAADFRRDALREMQAIADQGKIPLLVGGTMLYYKALLEGLSPLPAANPDIRQQIDDEAKQFGWAHLHQQLQDIDPVSAQRIHPNDPQRLSRALEVYRISGKTLTELTQTKGEALPFRVKQFAIAPKERAELHRRIELRFEKMVEAGFEQEVRALYQRDDLHPDLPSIRCVGYRQMWDYLDGNGTLDEAIFRGICATRQLAKRQITWLRSWNDLTWLDSENVEQALETLSNAIASD
- the hflX gene encoding ribosome rescue GTPase HflX — encoded protein: MFDRYEAGERAVLVHINFTQEGEWEDLSECQMLVSSAGVSTLQVVTGSRQSPHPKYYVGEGKAQEIAQAVQMTGADVVIFNHALSPAQERNLEHLCQCRVIDRTGLILDIFAQRARTHEGKLQVELAQLRHISTRLIRGWTHLERQKGGIGLRGPGETQLETDRRLLRERIKAILRRLDRVAKQREQGRRARNRAEIPTVSLVGYTNAGKSTLFNRITAADVYAADQLFATLDPTLRKIDLADVGPAILADTVGFIRHLPHDLVAAFKATLQETQEADILLHVVDASDDRFRENIQAVDIVLTEIEANEIPTLLVMNKIDNLDGQQPRIERDDEGVPRTVWLSAMEGQGLDLLFAALTERLASQIVEHRLCIPPQHQGRIRSTFFQMKCIQDEEYDQEGNLLITVRMQQVDWSRLEKREEAVLRDFIVT
- the hflK gene encoding FtsH protease activity modulator HflK, whose amino-acid sequence is MAWNEPGNNNGNNGRDNDPWGNNNRGGKGGREQGPPDLDEVFNKLSQKLGGKFGKRGGGKGPSFSGGSAIGFGVIAVIAIAIWFFAGFYTIGEAERGVVLRLGKYDRIVDPGLNWRPRFIDEVTPVNVQAIRSLRASGLMLTKDENVVTVSMDVQYRIADPYKYLYKVTNADDSLRQATDSALRAVIGDSLMDSILTSGRQQIRQYTQETLNQIIDNYDMGLILVDVNFQSARPPEQVKDAFDDAIAAREDEERFIREAEAYKNEILPKATGRAERLKKEAQGYNERIVNEALGQVAQFEKLLPEYQAAPQVTRDRLYLDAMQEVYSNTSKVLVDSDSSGNLLYLPIDKLAGQEGEQTKRQTKSSSAYDKIELESQRTETPSEDQSRSTSTRQGRY
- the hfq gene encoding RNA chaperone Hfq, which codes for MAKGQSLQDPFLNALRRERIPVSIYLVNGIKLQGQIESFDQFVILLKNTVNQMVYKHAISTVVPARPVSHHSGERPANERGADKSED